In Actinoplanes sp. NBC_00393, a single genomic region encodes these proteins:
- a CDS encoding crotonase/enoyl-CoA hydratase family protein: MKYVTTEVGNGIAQVRLNRPDKLNALTLDTLDDLITTARGLRRDRTLRAVVIAGEGDSFSSGLDMATVLRTPGRIVKAFLPVPWRGTNRFQEACWAWRRLPVPVIAAVHGHCYGGGLQIALAADFRYATPDSRWSVLEGKWGIIPDMSGIRTLTEVLGPDVAKRLTMTAEQFSGTEAQRLGLVTELHDEPVKAATAFAETLRTKSPDALAAAKRLINGALTASARRTFARERREQIRLLRLPNTKIQRKAVATKSTAEFGPRAR; this comes from the coding sequence ATGAAGTACGTGACCACCGAGGTCGGGAACGGGATCGCGCAGGTCCGGCTCAACCGGCCGGACAAGCTCAACGCGCTCACCCTCGACACCCTCGACGATCTGATCACCACGGCCCGGGGGTTGCGCCGCGACCGTACGCTGCGCGCCGTCGTGATCGCCGGCGAGGGCGACTCGTTCTCCTCCGGACTGGACATGGCCACGGTGCTGCGGACGCCCGGCCGCATCGTGAAGGCGTTCCTTCCCGTACCGTGGCGGGGCACCAACCGCTTCCAGGAGGCCTGCTGGGCCTGGCGGCGGCTGCCGGTCCCGGTCATCGCCGCGGTGCACGGCCACTGCTACGGCGGCGGCCTGCAGATCGCCCTGGCCGCCGACTTCCGGTACGCCACCCCGGACTCACGCTGGTCGGTGCTGGAGGGCAAGTGGGGCATCATCCCCGACATGAGCGGCATCCGCACCCTCACCGAGGTGCTCGGCCCCGACGTCGCGAAGCGGCTGACGATGACCGCCGAACAGTTCTCCGGTACCGAGGCCCAGCGGCTCGGCCTGGTCACCGAGCTGCACGACGAGCCGGTCAAGGCCGCGACCGCCTTCGCCGAGACCCTGCGGACCAAGTCGCCGGACGCGCTCGCCGCCGCCAAACGCCTGATCAACGGCGCGCTGACGGCCAGTGCCCGGCGAACCTTCGCCCGCGAGCGGCGCGAACAGATTCGGTTGCTGCGCCTGCCGAACACGAAGATCCAGCGCAAAGCCGTCGCCACGAAGAGCACCGCCGAGTTCGGGCCGCGGGCCCGGTGA
- a CDS encoding PadR family transcriptional regulator → MALRNALLAALIDRESSGYDLAKQFSVSVANFWTATPQQLYRELEKMQADGLLSARVVKQDRRPDKRLFSVTEQGRAALYAFTQRDPKPTTVRDELLIQVEALAHADVPSVRSSIEAHLKTSRQRLETYERSLADILGSRSHDEFLATGNRIGPYLTLQRGISFERENITWGRLALDILARRFPDS, encoded by the coding sequence GTGGCCTTGAGGAACGCGCTGCTGGCGGCGCTGATCGACCGGGAGTCGTCCGGGTACGACCTCGCCAAGCAGTTCAGCGTGTCGGTGGCCAACTTCTGGACCGCCACCCCGCAGCAGCTGTACCGCGAGCTGGAGAAGATGCAGGCCGACGGCCTGCTCTCAGCCCGGGTGGTCAAGCAGGACAGACGCCCGGACAAGCGGCTCTTCTCGGTCACCGAGCAGGGCCGCGCCGCGCTGTACGCCTTCACCCAGCGCGACCCGAAGCCGACCACCGTACGCGACGAGCTGCTCATCCAGGTCGAGGCGCTGGCCCACGCCGACGTACCCAGCGTCCGGTCCTCGATCGAAGCCCATCTCAAGACCAGCCGGCAGCGGCTGGAGACCTACGAACGGTCCCTGGCCGACATCCTCGGCAGCCGCAGCCACGACGAGTTCCTGGCCACCGGCAACCGGATCGGCCCGTACCTGACCCTGCAGCGGGGCATCAGCTTCGAACGGGAGAACATCACCTGGGGCCGGCTGGCCCTTGACATTCTCGCCCGACGTTTTCCGGACTCCTAG
- the sigK gene encoding ECF RNA polymerase sigma factor SigK — translation MAEHGIGGRREHLAAVPGGPPVQDAGELLQAVALGDEKAFGTLYNLVAPRVYGLIRRVLRDPAQAEEVAQEVLVEVWRSAAQFDPRRGSPTAWVFTIAHRRAVDRVRAEQAASDRAYRAGVASVDTPYDEVADEVAVRWERRQVRFCLDNLTDLQRQAVTLAYYQGHSYPQVSELLGVPLPTIKSRMRDGLIRLRDCLSAGVAA, via the coding sequence ATGGCTGAGCATGGCATCGGAGGGCGTCGGGAGCATCTGGCCGCTGTGCCCGGCGGCCCGCCCGTGCAGGACGCGGGTGAGCTGCTGCAGGCCGTGGCCCTCGGCGACGAGAAGGCGTTCGGCACGTTGTACAACCTGGTCGCGCCGCGCGTCTACGGGCTGATCCGGCGCGTGCTGCGCGATCCGGCGCAGGCCGAGGAGGTCGCGCAGGAGGTGCTGGTCGAGGTCTGGCGCTCGGCCGCCCAGTTCGATCCGCGGCGGGGGTCGCCGACCGCGTGGGTCTTCACCATCGCGCACCGGCGCGCGGTCGACCGGGTACGCGCCGAGCAGGCCGCGTCCGACCGGGCGTACCGGGCCGGGGTCGCCTCGGTGGACACCCCGTACGACGAGGTGGCCGACGAGGTTGCGGTGCGCTGGGAACGCCGCCAGGTGCGGTTCTGCCTGGACAACCTGACCGACCTGCAGCGCCAGGCGGTGACCCTGGCCTACTACCAGGGCCACAGCTACCCGCAGGTGTCCGAGCTGCTCGGGGTGCCACTGCCCACGATCAAGTCCCGCATGCGCGACGGTCTCATCCGCTTGCGGGACTGCCTCTCGGCGGGGGTGGCGGCATGA
- a CDS encoding anti-sigma factor: MSDEVHSLIGPYALDALDDIERAAFGRHLRECEMCRIEADELRAAAARLADGAWSVPPPRLRDNVLAAIANTRQVPPTRPAPRRGRQHLRLIATAAAVLAAAGVGASVYTVQDQRVRRAETSAEAASNREARVRAILAAPDVMVRQEPLTAGGQVTVASSRLYQAGVIMLAADGAPRDGRVYQLWTIRSGAAASAGALGEGQTAAVQLVDGLPGADVGVTIEPSPGSAQPTGRLQALVPLT, translated from the coding sequence ATGAGCGACGAGGTGCACTCGCTGATCGGGCCGTATGCGCTGGACGCCCTGGACGACATCGAACGTGCCGCGTTCGGCCGGCACCTGCGCGAGTGCGAGATGTGCCGGATCGAGGCGGACGAGCTGCGCGCGGCCGCGGCCCGCCTGGCCGACGGCGCCTGGTCGGTGCCCCCGCCGCGGCTACGCGACAACGTCCTGGCAGCCATCGCGAACACCCGGCAGGTCCCGCCGACCCGTCCGGCGCCGCGCCGGGGCCGGCAGCACCTGCGCCTGATCGCCACGGCCGCCGCCGTGCTCGCCGCGGCCGGGGTGGGCGCGAGCGTCTACACCGTTCAGGATCAGCGGGTACGCCGCGCCGAGACGAGCGCCGAGGCGGCGAGCAACCGCGAGGCCCGGGTCCGCGCGATCCTGGCCGCACCCGACGTGATGGTCCGCCAGGAGCCGCTGACCGCCGGCGGACAGGTCACCGTCGCCAGCTCCCGGCTGTACCAGGCCGGGGTGATCATGCTGGCCGCCGACGGCGCGCCGCGGGACGGCCGGGTGTACCAGCTCTGGACGATCCGGTCCGGGGCTGCGGCGTCGGCCGGTGCGCTCGGTGAGGGACAGACGGCCGCCGTACAGCTGGTGGACGGTCTGCCGGGGGCGGACGTGGGGGTGACGATCGAGCCGAGCCCGGGATCCGCGCAGCCGACCGGCCGCCTGCAGGCGCTGGTGCCGTTGACCTGA
- a CDS encoding 2Fe-2S iron-sulfur cluster-binding protein gives MRLTVNGIEHDLDIDPRTTVLDALREHLDLTGAKKGCDHGQCGACTVLLDGRRVNSCLLLAVAHQDARITTIEGLGEAGEPVQRGFLDHDGFQCGYCTPGQICSAVGMLDEVARGWPSAATPAEGDDLLSDAEIRERMSGNLCRCGAYPNMVPAIRQAAGR, from the coding sequence ATGCGTCTCACCGTCAACGGCATCGAGCACGATCTGGACATCGATCCGCGTACCACCGTGCTCGACGCGCTGCGCGAGCACCTCGATCTCACCGGCGCCAAGAAGGGCTGCGACCACGGGCAGTGCGGCGCCTGCACGGTCCTGCTCGACGGGCGCCGGGTGAACAGCTGCCTGCTCCTGGCCGTCGCCCACCAGGACGCACGGATCACCACGATCGAAGGGCTCGGCGAGGCCGGCGAACCGGTGCAGCGCGGCTTTCTCGACCACGACGGTTTCCAGTGCGGCTACTGCACGCCGGGGCAGATCTGCTCGGCGGTCGGCATGCTCGACGAGGTGGCCCGCGGCTGGCCCAGCGCCGCGACGCCGGCCGAAGGCGACGATCTGCTCAGCGATGCGGAGATCCGCGAGCGGATGAGCGGCAACCTCTGCCGCTGCGGCGCCTACCCCAACATGGTGCCGGCGATCCGGCAGGCGGCGGGCCGATGA
- a CDS encoding FAD binding domain-containing protein gives MKTFDYRTATALDDGLEPGAVFLAGGTNLVDLMKLGVATPDMLVDVNRLPLGEVTETPDGGLRIGAAVRNSDLAADPRVRSAYPVLSQALLAGASGQLRNMATTGGNLLQRTRCPYFMDASKPCNKHAPGSGCPARDGDHRNLAILGGSQACIATHPSDMAVALAALGAVVHVDGPAGPRSIAVTDLHRLPGDTPERDTVLEHGELITAVELPALPFAARSAYRKARDRASYAFAVGSVAAALDVADGEVRDVRLAFGAVAPKPWRAFTAEQQLRGRPATKEEFLAAADAELAGAQPLRDNAYKISLLRNLTAAVLARLAEEVR, from the coding sequence ATGAAGACCTTCGATTACCGTACGGCCACCGCGCTCGACGACGGTCTGGAACCAGGCGCCGTCTTCCTGGCCGGCGGCACCAACCTGGTCGACCTGATGAAACTCGGCGTCGCCACCCCGGACATGCTCGTCGACGTCAACCGGCTCCCGCTCGGCGAGGTCACCGAGACACCGGACGGCGGTCTGCGGATCGGCGCGGCGGTGCGCAACAGCGACCTGGCCGCCGACCCACGGGTGCGCAGCGCGTACCCGGTGCTCAGCCAGGCCCTGCTGGCCGGCGCCTCCGGGCAGCTGCGCAACATGGCCACCACCGGCGGCAATCTGCTGCAGCGCACCCGCTGCCCGTACTTCATGGACGCGAGCAAGCCGTGCAACAAGCACGCGCCCGGCTCCGGCTGCCCGGCCCGCGACGGCGACCACCGCAACCTGGCGATCCTCGGCGGCTCGCAGGCCTGCATCGCCACCCACCCGTCGGACATGGCGGTCGCGCTGGCCGCGCTCGGTGCCGTGGTACACGTCGACGGGCCGGCCGGGCCGCGCAGCATCGCCGTCACCGATCTGCACCGGCTGCCCGGCGACACGCCGGAACGCGACACCGTCCTCGAGCACGGCGAGCTGATCACCGCCGTGGAGCTGCCGGCGCTGCCGTTCGCCGCCCGGTCCGCCTATCGCAAGGCCCGCGACCGGGCGTCGTACGCATTCGCGGTCGGCTCGGTCGCCGCCGCGCTGGACGTGGCCGACGGCGAGGTCCGGGACGTGCGGCTGGCGTTCGGCGCAGTCGCCCCGAAGCCGTGGCGGGCGTTCACCGCTGAGCAGCAGCTGCGCGGGCGGCCGGCCACCAAGGAGGAGTTCCTGGCGGCGGCCGACGCCGAGCTCGCCGGGGCGCAGCCGTTGCGCGACAACGCGTACAAAATCAGTCTTCTGCGCAATCTGACCGCCGCGGTCCTCGCCCGGCTGGCGGAGGAGGTCCGATGA
- a CDS encoding xanthine dehydrogenase family protein molybdopterin-binding subunit, with translation MTATMPGAVGAPLARLEGPEKVSGTARYAAEYPQDDVAYGWVVQSPVPCGRLDAVLADPLADAVAVLWHGNAPQLTAVEDPELAVLQSARISYRGQPVALVVADTLEAARRAAQVLQLDITAEEHDAVLRTDHPDLYAPETVNPGYPTETTAGDVEAALATAPVSVDVTYRTPALHNNPMEPHATIARWDGDDLVLHDSNQHPSGVAATVGEVFGLPPERVHVITEHVGGGFGSKGTARPNAVLAALAAKVTGRPVKVVLPRQAMFSVVGHRTPTVQRLRLGAEADGTLTAIEHVAYSQTSRLYEFAEQTAVTTRHMYAAPNRRTAHQLVRLDMPTPRWMRAPGEAPGMLGLECAMDELAAELGMDPIELRIRNEPAVEPEGGTPFTSRHYVECLRAGAERFGWSGRDPRPRQRREGDWWIGTGVAGASYPTMAQPSTARVRALDDGTFEVAIGAADLGTGARTILTQIAADALEVPAERVRIRIGDSTLPKASVAGGSSGSASWGWAVTGACRELRSSGQSEATFDTTEQVQQQETEGRHAFGAHFAEVRVDAVTGEVRVSRMFGMFAAGRILNPRTARSQFLGGMIMGMGMALHEEGVLNPAMGAWVNHDLAGYHIPAHADVEQIDAAWLDETDDQINPMGSKGIGEIGIVGSPAAIVNAVWHATGVRVRDLPVRLDKLLGSA, from the coding sequence ATGACCGCGACGATGCCCGGCGCGGTCGGCGCGCCGCTGGCGCGCCTGGAGGGTCCGGAGAAGGTTTCCGGCACGGCCCGGTACGCCGCCGAGTATCCGCAGGACGACGTGGCGTACGGATGGGTCGTGCAGTCCCCGGTGCCGTGCGGCCGCCTGGACGCCGTGCTCGCCGACCCGCTGGCGGACGCGGTCGCGGTGCTCTGGCACGGCAACGCCCCGCAGCTGACCGCGGTGGAGGACCCCGAGCTCGCTGTGCTGCAGTCGGCGCGGATCAGCTACCGCGGCCAGCCGGTTGCGCTGGTGGTCGCCGACACCCTGGAAGCGGCCCGCCGGGCCGCGCAGGTCCTGCAGCTCGACATCACCGCGGAGGAGCACGACGCGGTCCTGCGCACCGACCACCCTGATCTGTACGCCCCGGAGACGGTCAACCCGGGTTATCCCACCGAGACCACGGCCGGTGACGTCGAGGCCGCGCTGGCCACCGCGCCGGTGAGCGTGGACGTCACCTACCGCACACCGGCGCTGCACAACAACCCGATGGAACCGCACGCCACCATCGCCCGGTGGGACGGCGACGACCTGGTCCTGCACGACTCCAACCAGCATCCGTCCGGCGTCGCCGCGACCGTCGGCGAGGTGTTCGGCCTGCCGCCCGAGCGGGTGCACGTGATCACCGAGCACGTCGGCGGCGGCTTCGGCTCCAAAGGCACGGCCCGGCCCAACGCGGTGCTGGCCGCCCTCGCCGCGAAGGTGACCGGCCGCCCGGTCAAGGTGGTGCTCCCCCGCCAGGCGATGTTCAGCGTCGTCGGGCACCGCACCCCGACCGTCCAGCGGCTGCGGCTCGGCGCCGAGGCGGACGGGACGCTGACCGCGATCGAGCACGTGGCGTACTCGCAGACCAGCCGGCTCTACGAGTTCGCCGAGCAGACCGCGGTGACCACCCGGCACATGTACGCGGCGCCGAACCGGCGTACCGCCCACCAGCTGGTGCGGCTGGACATGCCGACGCCGCGCTGGATGCGCGCGCCCGGCGAGGCGCCCGGCATGCTCGGCCTGGAATGCGCGATGGACGAGCTCGCCGCCGAACTCGGCATGGACCCGATCGAGCTGCGCATCCGCAACGAGCCGGCCGTCGAACCGGAGGGCGGCACCCCGTTCACCAGCCGGCACTACGTCGAGTGCCTGCGCGCCGGCGCCGAGCGTTTCGGCTGGTCCGGCCGGGATCCGCGGCCCCGGCAGCGGCGCGAGGGCGACTGGTGGATCGGCACCGGGGTGGCGGGCGCGAGCTATCCGACGATGGCGCAGCCGTCGACCGCCCGGGTGCGGGCGCTGGACGACGGCACGTTCGAGGTGGCCATCGGCGCCGCCGACCTGGGCACCGGCGCGCGCACGATCCTCACCCAGATCGCGGCGGACGCCCTCGAGGTGCCGGCCGAGCGGGTCCGGATCCGGATCGGCGACAGCACCCTGCCGAAAGCGTCGGTGGCCGGCGGCTCGTCGGGCAGCGCATCCTGGGGCTGGGCGGTCACCGGCGCCTGCCGCGAGCTGCGCTCCTCGGGACAGTCCGAGGCCACCTTCGACACCACCGAGCAGGTGCAACAGCAGGAGACCGAGGGACGGCACGCCTTCGGCGCACACTTCGCCGAGGTACGCGTGGACGCCGTCACCGGCGAGGTCCGGGTCTCCAGGATGTTCGGCATGTTCGCCGCCGGACGGATCCTGAACCCGCGGACCGCCCGCAGCCAGTTCCTCGGCGGCATGATCATGGGGATGGGCATGGCCCTGCACGAGGAGGGCGTCCTCAACCCGGCCATGGGCGCCTGGGTCAACCACGACCTGGCCGGCTACCACATCCCCGCGCACGCCGACGTGGAGCAGATCGACGCCGCCTGGCTCGACGAGACCGACGACCAGATCAACCCGATGGGCAGCAAGGGCATCGGCGAGATCGGCATCGTCGGCTCCCCGGCCGCCATCGTCAACGCGGTCTGGCACGCGACCGGCGTACGGGTGCGCGACCTGCCGGTACGCCTCGACAAGCTGCTCGGGAGTGCTTGA
- a CDS encoding trimeric intracellular cation channel family protein, producing the protein MSATALVTVLELIGLYVFATSGALMAIQKGFDVVGIAILALLTALGGGVVRDLIIGETPPAAFRDVIYLVIPLVAAAVTFFAHPLMDRLAFTVLVFDAAGLGLFCVTGTLKALHFGLGAVQAVLLGVITAVGGGVLRDITARETPALVRVETDLYAIPAAAGAVLIVVAHHAGWPMPVVATGAAAGVFAFRIVAMLRHWTAPGAYNWRRSQPE; encoded by the coding sequence ATGTCAGCCACCGCCCTCGTCACCGTCCTGGAGCTGATCGGGCTCTACGTGTTCGCCACCTCGGGCGCCCTGATGGCGATCCAGAAGGGCTTCGACGTCGTCGGCATCGCGATCCTCGCACTGCTGACCGCGCTCGGCGGCGGCGTCGTCCGCGACCTGATCATCGGAGAGACGCCGCCGGCCGCCTTTCGCGACGTGATCTACCTGGTGATTCCGCTGGTGGCCGCGGCGGTGACGTTCTTCGCCCATCCGCTGATGGACCGGCTGGCGTTCACCGTGCTGGTCTTCGACGCCGCCGGGCTCGGCCTGTTCTGCGTCACCGGCACCCTGAAGGCGCTGCACTTCGGGCTCGGCGCGGTGCAGGCGGTGCTGCTCGGCGTCATCACCGCCGTGGGCGGCGGCGTGCTGCGCGACATCACCGCGCGGGAGACGCCGGCGCTGGTCCGGGTCGAAACTGATCTGTACGCCATTCCGGCCGCCGCCGGCGCGGTGCTCATCGTCGTCGCCCACCACGCCGGCTGGCCCATGCCGGTGGTGGCGACCGGCGCCGCGGCCGGCGTCTTCGCCTTCCGCATCGTCGCGATGCTGCGCCACTGGACCGCCCCGGGCGCCTACAACTGGCGGCGCAGTCAGCCCGAGTAG
- a CDS encoding FAD-binding oxidoreductase produces MGRQRPTRRQVLTHGATAAAALALGSAGTLAATRWAEPGEISGSAAPGALLDDASRLNPTSVRGVLFADASSEDTAGTVAPLLRRIAAGQDPPLAVAGVRHSMGGQSMLAGGWVLDTRPMNRIELDRAAQVVRVGAGATWRELIPVLNAAGLSPKVMQSNHDFSVGGSLSVNCHGWHAGHPPIAGTVRRLRLLTASGDVLTCSPGENAELFGLVLGGYGLFGVILDADLEVWPNAIYRPSFHAVRTSDYAATFAALVDEGSEMAYGRLSVDPRNFLAEAILVRFEPEAGTVGAVLPLTRPAAPELQRAVFRNSAGSGLGKTLRWHLEREAAPWLARPMSRNTIQNQPAAVFADHSEQTSDILHEYFVPRQRLWEFVQAARPLIADGGVELLNVTVRDVRRDTRSVLAYARQDVFGLVMNFRQERTAAADGRMRELTRALIDAADRAGGTFYLPYRVHATAAQLRRAYPAWTAAMAAKARLDPRLVFRNALFDTYSG; encoded by the coding sequence ATGGGTCGACAGCGCCCGACACGGCGACAGGTCCTGACCCACGGCGCGACCGCGGCCGCCGCACTGGCCCTGGGCAGCGCGGGAACCCTCGCCGCCACGCGGTGGGCTGAGCCGGGGGAGATCTCCGGCAGCGCGGCGCCGGGCGCGTTGCTCGACGACGCCAGCAGACTCAACCCCACATCAGTACGCGGTGTGCTGTTCGCCGACGCGTCATCCGAGGACACCGCCGGGACCGTGGCCCCGCTGCTGCGCCGGATCGCCGCCGGCCAGGACCCGCCGCTGGCCGTCGCGGGCGTCCGGCACTCGATGGGCGGCCAGAGCATGCTGGCGGGCGGCTGGGTGCTGGACACCCGGCCGATGAACCGGATCGAGCTGGACCGCGCCGCCCAGGTCGTCCGGGTCGGCGCGGGAGCCACCTGGCGTGAGCTCATCCCGGTGCTCAACGCCGCCGGCCTGTCGCCGAAGGTCATGCAGTCGAACCACGATTTCTCGGTCGGCGGCTCGCTGAGCGTCAACTGCCACGGCTGGCACGCCGGGCACCCGCCGATCGCCGGCACGGTACGGCGGCTGCGGCTGCTCACCGCCTCCGGCGACGTGCTGACCTGCTCGCCGGGCGAGAACGCCGAGCTGTTCGGCCTGGTGCTGGGCGGTTACGGCCTGTTCGGTGTGATCCTTGACGCCGACCTGGAGGTGTGGCCCAACGCGATCTACCGGCCGAGTTTCCATGCCGTGCGGACCAGCGACTACGCCGCCACGTTCGCGGCGCTGGTCGACGAGGGCAGCGAGATGGCGTACGGCCGGCTGTCGGTGGATCCGCGTAACTTCCTGGCCGAGGCGATCCTGGTGCGGTTCGAGCCCGAGGCGGGAACCGTGGGCGCGGTGCTTCCGCTGACCCGGCCCGCCGCGCCGGAGCTGCAGCGCGCCGTGTTCCGCAACTCGGCCGGCAGCGGCCTGGGCAAGACGCTGCGCTGGCACCTGGAGCGGGAGGCCGCGCCCTGGCTGGCGCGCCCGATGAGCCGCAACACCATCCAGAACCAGCCGGCCGCGGTCTTCGCCGACCACTCCGAGCAGACCAGCGACATCCTGCACGAGTACTTCGTCCCGCGGCAGCGGCTGTGGGAGTTCGTCCAGGCCGCGCGGCCCCTCATCGCTGATGGGGGAGTCGAGTTGCTCAACGTCACCGTGCGCGATGTGCGGCGGGACACCCGCAGCGTGCTCGCGTACGCCCGGCAGGACGTGTTCGGCCTGGTGATGAACTTCCGGCAGGAGCGGACCGCGGCGGCGGACGGGCGGATGCGGGAGCTGACCCGGGCGCTGATCGACGCGGCGGACCGGGCCGGCGGGACCTTCTACCTGCCGTACCGGGTGCATGCCACCGCCGCGCAGCTGCGTCGCGCGTACCCGGCCTGGACTGCGGCGATGGCCGCGAAAGCCCGGCTGGACCCGCGGCTGGTCTTCCGCAACGCCCTGTTCGACACCTACTCGGGCTGA
- a CDS encoding LLM class flavin-dependent oxidoreductase, whose protein sequence is MSLKFHWFLPTNGGDGRHVVGGGHGLAAGSSGRPADVAYLSQVARAAEDNGFAAALTPTGAWCEDAWLSTALLSQNSTRLKFLVAFRPGLVSPFLAAQMAGTFQNMTGGRLLLNVVTGGESHEQRMYGDYLDKDARYQRCDEFLEIVRRLWAGETVDFHGEHLSVDAATLGQIPDPVPDIYFGGSSPAAGIVAAKHADVYLTWGEPPAAVAEKIAWIRKLAEKQGRGPDNRPIRFGIRMHTITRDTAEEAWAEANRLLAGISPETITKVQQGLRLSESEGQKRMLELHGGRTDDLEIYPNVWAGVGLVRGGAGTALVGSHEQVADRIAEYAALGIEEFVLSAYPHLEGAYWFGEGVLPVLAERGLWKDERPRRNHSSTVPFATAGRARP, encoded by the coding sequence ATGTCGCTCAAGTTCCACTGGTTCCTCCCGACGAACGGCGGCGACGGCCGGCACGTGGTCGGCGGTGGTCACGGCCTCGCGGCCGGCAGCTCCGGCCGCCCCGCGGACGTCGCCTACCTGAGCCAGGTGGCCCGCGCCGCCGAAGACAACGGCTTCGCAGCCGCGCTGACCCCCACCGGCGCCTGGTGCGAGGACGCCTGGCTCAGCACCGCGCTGCTCAGCCAGAACTCCACCCGCCTGAAGTTCCTGGTCGCCTTCCGCCCCGGCCTGGTCTCGCCGTTCCTGGCCGCACAGATGGCCGGCACCTTCCAGAACATGACCGGCGGCCGGCTGCTGCTCAACGTGGTCACCGGCGGCGAGAGTCACGAGCAGCGGATGTACGGCGACTACCTGGACAAGGACGCCCGCTACCAGCGCTGCGACGAGTTCCTGGAGATCGTGCGCCGGCTCTGGGCGGGCGAGACCGTCGACTTCCACGGCGAGCACCTCTCCGTCGACGCCGCCACGCTGGGCCAGATCCCGGACCCGGTCCCGGACATCTACTTCGGCGGTTCCTCACCGGCCGCCGGCATCGTCGCGGCCAAGCACGCCGACGTGTACCTGACCTGGGGCGAGCCGCCGGCCGCGGTGGCCGAGAAGATCGCCTGGATCCGCAAGCTCGCCGAAAAGCAGGGCCGCGGGCCGGACAACCGGCCGATCCGGTTCGGCATCCGAATGCACACCATCACCCGCGACACCGCCGAGGAGGCCTGGGCGGAGGCGAACCGGCTGCTCGCCGGGATCTCCCCGGAGACCATCACCAAGGTCCAGCAGGGCCTGCGGCTCAGCGAGTCGGAGGGCCAGAAGCGGATGCTGGAGCTGCACGGTGGCCGCACCGACGACCTGGAGATCTACCCGAACGTCTGGGCCGGGGTCGGCCTGGTCCGCGGCGGCGCCGGGACCGCGCTGGTCGGCAGCCACGAGCAGGTCGCCGACCGGATCGCCGAGTACGCCGCGCTCGGCATCGAGGAGTTCGTGCTCTCCGCGTACCCGCATCTGGAGGGCGCGTACTGGTTCGGCGAGGGCGTGCTGCCGGTGCTGGCCGAACGCGGCCTGTGGAAGGACGAGCGGCCCCGCCGCAATCACAGCAGCACGGTGCCTTTCGCCACCGCGGGACGGGCCCGGCCGTGA